From Uloborus diversus isolate 005 chromosome 8, Udiv.v.3.1, whole genome shotgun sequence, a single genomic window includes:
- the LOC129228389 gene encoding E3 ubiquitin-protein ligase Topors-like, protein MGDNEPNLNIEENLLKKIDSKSKGTKDSSSTENDAEKDEKTSITNQEQQATAASDASNRSGSPSRNSPDPNCAICLEKLQNKSFTDSCFHMFCFTCLVEWSKIKAECPLCKQRFKSIVHNVRSARDYDQYHIQPPKRPDSVWNFLYDQRFRYRTTVTSDRLNERNNNERLNERNNNIWTNLENFRSRSTSSLEYAFHQEIASHRLRYAPHSVHLFSNSHAASRVPNSFRQRIYEQRMWVVPSSRERTRLSTPQFYQQNPACTHRLIPWLNRELVALLPNGDSHVTFVMELIMALINRYEITGREFFLHVEPYLAHHTSHFIHEFYNFAISPYDMEAYDNHAVYENHYEYSSLESRVPSADQDVIFISLNSSRETRPQQRSNLNSVSSRKANLRSYRIKKNAYRKLKRLVLKRNSKSNLWESALHTVSSSFPSDREIITDNSIPFPEPGPSDSRCSFSALLEVAAAVADAAAMEERTEPVTENEDEDCMIVEELKPKHERTPEIVLLSSEDEQPNGEDEVLSEKDHLSSVRQPIEEPISVTLDSDSSDIECVYESHCIDETNVETQSDQPSTSHDKDSPVPSTSRDHDSNHVDPSPSRSTSPIFPISRRDSPVPSTSRDHKSKYNYSSPLPSSSCKPWLSEKNSFQLTSSSNFERRRDTLSSSHYASTESYSDSEQPPDRSSEHKKLKLRSVIAHFSIDRESDSSRQRDSGHHSSHKKHKDKKKKKKKHSHKRRHRIYSESD, encoded by the coding sequence ATGGGAGATAAtgaaccaaatttaaatattgaagaaaatttactgaaaaagatTGACAGCAAAAGTAAGGGAACAAAGGATTCTTCAAGTACTGAGAATGACGcagaaaaagacgaaaaaactTCGATCACCAATCAGGAGCAACAGGCAACAGCAGCAAGTGATGCCTCAAATCGAAGTGGATCGCCGTCAAGAAATTCCCCGGACCCTAATTGTGCCATATGCCTTGAGAAACTGCAGAATAAATCTTTCACAGATAGctgttttcatatgttttgctTCACCTGCTTAGTAGAATGGTCAAAGATAAAAGCAGAATGCCCGCTGTGCAAACAACGGTTTAAAAGTATCGTTCACAATGTTCGCTCCGCACGAGACTACGACCAATATCATATTCAACCACCGAAGAGGCCCGATAGTGTCTGGAACTTCCTGTATGATCAAAGATTTCGTTACAGAACTACCGTGACTTCTGACAGGCTAAATGAAAGAAACAACAATGAAAGACTAAATGAAAGAAACAACAATATATggacaaatttagaaaattttagaagtaGAAGTACTAGCAGCCTCGAATATGCTTTTCATCAGGAAATAGCTTCCCATCGTTTGCGATATGCTCCTCATTCTGTTCACCTGTTTTCAAATTCTCATGCTGCATCTCGTGTGCCAAACAGTTTCAGGCAAAGGATCTATGAGCAGCGTATGTGGGTCGTTCCCTCGTCTCGAGAACGAACTCGTTTGTCTACACCTCAGTTCTATCAACAGAATCCAGCATGCACACATCGATTAATTCCCTGGCTGAACCGGGAACTTGTTGCGTTGCTGCCGAATGGTGATAGTCACGTAACTTTTGTAATGGAATTGATTATGGCTCTCATTAATAGATACGAGATTACTGGACGAGAATTCTTTTTACATGTTGAGCCTTATCTTGCTCATCATACGAGTCACTTCATACATGAGTTCTATAATTTTGCAATCTCACCCTATGACATGGAAGCATATGACAATCATGCTGTGTATGAGAACCACTATGAATACTCCAGCTTAGAAAGTAGAGTTCCTTCCGCTGACCAAGATGTTATTTTTATCTCCCTGAATTCCTCGCGAGAGACTCGGCCACAACAACGTTCCAACCTTAATAGTGTTTCAAGTAGAAAAGCCAATTTAAGATcttatagaataaaaaaaaatgcatataggAAACTTAAAAGACTTGTTCTAAAACGAAACAGTAAAAGCAATTTATGGGAAAGTGCGTTACATACAGTATCATCGTCTTTCCCTTCTGATAGGGAAATTATAACTGATAACAGTATCCCATTTCCAGAGCCAGGGCCCAGTGATTCCAGATGCAGTTTCAGTGCACTTCTTGAGGTTGCGGCAGCAGTTGCAGATGCCGCAGCTATGGAAGAACGTACTGAACCAGTGACCGAAAATGAGGATGAAGATTGCATGATTGTTGAAGAACTCAAACCGAAACATGAGAGAACACCAGAAATAGTTCTTCTTTCTAGTGAGGACGAACAACCAAACGGAGAGGATGAAGTTTTGTCGGAAAAGGACCACTTGTCTTCTGTCCGTCAGCCTATTGAAGAACCTATATCTGTCACACTTGATAGTGATTCAAGTGATATAGAGTGTGTATATGAATCCCACTGCATTGATGAAACCAATGTTGAAACTCAAAGCGATCAGCCTTCTACCTCACATGATAAGGATTCTCCCGTTCCGTCTACCAGTCGAGATCATGACAGCAATCACGTTGATCCATCACCTTCACGTAGTACATCTCCCATTTTCCCCATCTCTCGCAGGGATTCTCCTGTCCCGTCTACAAGTCGGGATCATAAGAGCAAATACAATTATTCGTCACCTTTGCCAAGTTCATCTTGTAAACCATGGTTGAGTGAGAAGAATTCTTTTCAGTTAACAAGTTCTTCTAATTTTGAAAGGAGGCGTGATACTCTGTCAAGCTCACACTACGCTTCTACAGAAAGTTACTCAGATTCTGAGCAACCTCCAGATAGGAGTTCagagcataaaaaattaaaattgcgcaGCGTGATTGCACATTTCTCTATTGATCGTGAAAGTGACAGTTCAAGGCAGAGGGATTCTGGGCATCATTCTTCTCATAAGAAGCATAAagataagaagaagaaaaagaagaagcatTCCCACAAGCGTAGGCATAGAATATATTCAGAGAGTGATTAA